A window of Hymenobacter siberiensis genomic DNA:
CCACGTCCTTACCGGCTTGCTTCACATCAGAAGCGGTATTGCTGATGGCCTGGCCGGCGCGGCTACGCTCATCGGCAGTTTCGTCGCTCACTTCGTCGGCTTTGCCGGCTACGGCATCAGCCCCCTGGTTAGCGCGAATTTTCGTTTTATCCCAGGATTTGAAGGCAGAATATTTCAGCTTTTCCTTTTGAATCTCGGCCAGGTCATTCACAGAAATGTTGCCTTTCACCTTGTCGTAGGCCTCATCCATTGCCCGCCATTCGGCGTTGATGTTGCGCCAGTCGTTGATGTCGTATTTCTCCTGGTTGCTCTTCACGTTCTGCACGAATTTTTCATAAGTAGTGCGAGCGTTGGCAGCCGTTAGCTGGGCGGCGGGGCTGGTGGGCTTGTAGTACTGGCCCATGTCGCCCACCTTCATACGATTGTCCCAGGCGCTGGTGCGCTGGTCCAGGGCCGTGGTGTAGCGGGTGTTGAGCTTATCAATTTCCTGCCGGCGGTTGTCGTCGTATTTGTCGACATTTTTGTCGGTAGCAGCTTTTTTGGTGTCGTAATCGGCCTTCATCTCGGTGGTTTCCCGGTCGTAGTCGGCCTGCATTTCGTCGCCCACAGCATCTGCTTTGGCCTCCGTATTATCTACGAAGGTGGCCATGTCGTTGTAGGCCTGGTCGCTTTCGGCCGAAACTTCT
This region includes:
- a CDS encoding DUF6565 domain-containing protein encodes the protein MNNNQSFLRTLGFVLLMGGVAVANTGCSQADKQEVSAESDQAYNDMATFVDNTEAKADAVGDEMQADYDRETTEMKADYDTKKAATDKNVDKYDDNRRQEIDKLNTRYTTALDQRTSAWDNRMKVGDMGQYYKPTSPAAQLTAANARTTYEKFVQNVKSNQEKYDINDWRNINAEWRAMDEAYDKVKGNISVNDLAEIQKEKLKYSAFKSWDKTKIRANQGADAVAGKADEVSDETADERSRAGQAISNTASDVKQAGKDVGHGAAEVGKDIGQGAAKAGKKVGGAVKDVFDGKDDKK